In Bythopirellula goksoeyrii, a single window of DNA contains:
- a CDS encoding PEGA domain-containing protein, translating to MTNTAINPYLKQLAICLALVCLVLLPGCVRRRLMVRSNPPGAMVYVDNQLIGTTPCATDFIYYGTREVRLVKPGFETLTVSQPIPTPWYEIPPLDFVSENLCPKKIQDFRTVSYNLVPQVIVPTEQLLGRAEELRRSTEQGAVLPPAVIGPPGSGGPVLPPGAAPVFSPGTQPVLTLPPESETLVPSGALPAPPGSLPSGGQPLVPLP from the coding sequence ATGACCAATACGGCCATAAATCCATATTTGAAGCAATTGGCTATTTGCCTTGCCCTTGTCTGCCTGGTGTTATTGCCGGGATGTGTGAGGCGTCGGCTCATGGTCCGCAGCAACCCTCCCGGTGCGATGGTCTATGTCGATAATCAACTGATTGGCACAACGCCCTGTGCTACTGATTTTATTTACTATGGCACGCGCGAAGTGCGCCTCGTGAAACCCGGGTTCGAAACGCTGACAGTAAGCCAGCCAATTCCCACGCCATGGTATGAGATTCCACCATTGGACTTTGTGAGCGAAAATCTTTGCCCCAAGAAGATTCAAGACTTTCGCACAGTCTCGTACAACCTCGTTCCACAAGTGATCGTGCCGACCGAACAACTCCTAGGCCGTGCCGAAGAGTTGCGGCGAAGCACGGAACAAGGTGCCGTGTTGCCGCCAGCAGTAATTGGTCCGCCAGGGTCTGGTGGCCCTGTCTTACCTCCTGGCGCGGCTCCCGTATTCTCCCCAGGCACGCAACCTGTGCTGACTTTGCCACCAGAATCGGAAACCCTGGTCCCCTCGGGAGCCCTCCCAGCCCCTCCAGGCTCACTCCCCTCAGGTGGACAACCGCTGGTGCCATTGCCATAA
- a CDS encoding NAD-dependent epimerase/dehydratase family protein translates to MPNSPSSEVSLITGGTGLIGGHLVRRLCTKGQKVRALVRTPNKATWLADLGAELFQGDLFDATSVSQAVEGASHVFHCGGLVSDWGSRQEFHKSNVIGTRNVARAAAAADVHCMVHLSSASVYGYPVTNNITEKTPLSSRNIPYIDSKIQAEQEIRHAIQDDGLRATLLRPVMVFGPECQNYVGEIANHLRSGSMLLLDSGRHIAGLVYVENVVDAILQAAATPAALGQSMNICDDLPVTWKDYIDALADGIGARRVRFSLPTRVAYPLAMTMEAAAKALRSQKRPLLTRLAVLELGQPQVYDISLARRVLGFSPRVSFEDAMSTTLDWINRHL, encoded by the coding sequence ATGCCGAATTCCCCTTCTTCAGAAGTGAGTCTTATCACAGGGGGAACCGGATTGATTGGTGGCCATCTCGTCAGACGCCTGTGTACGAAAGGCCAGAAAGTGCGAGCTCTTGTCCGCACTCCAAACAAAGCGACTTGGTTGGCGGATCTTGGTGCTGAACTTTTTCAAGGGGATCTCTTCGACGCGACAAGTGTCTCCCAGGCAGTTGAAGGCGCCTCACATGTGTTCCATTGCGGCGGACTCGTTTCCGATTGGGGTTCTCGCCAGGAATTTCATAAATCCAATGTGATTGGGACCCGGAATGTCGCGAGGGCAGCGGCGGCAGCGGATGTACATTGTATGGTTCACCTCAGTTCAGCCTCAGTGTACGGCTATCCTGTAACAAACAACATCACAGAAAAAACACCTCTCTCTTCGCGCAACATTCCCTACATCGATTCTAAGATTCAAGCAGAGCAAGAAATCAGGCATGCCATCCAGGACGACGGTTTGCGAGCAACCTTGCTTCGACCGGTCATGGTCTTTGGACCAGAGTGTCAAAACTATGTCGGCGAAATTGCCAATCACCTCCGATCTGGATCCATGTTGCTCCTAGACAGCGGGCGCCACATTGCGGGGCTAGTCTATGTCGAAAATGTCGTCGATGCGATCTTGCAGGCTGCTGCGACTCCGGCGGCCCTTGGTCAATCGATGAACATTTGCGACGACTTGCCGGTCACCTGGAAGGACTATATCGACGCTTTAGCGGACGGAATTGGCGCCCGGCGTGTGCGATTTTCTTTGCCGACTCGCGTGGCGTATCCTTTGGCGATGACGATGGAAGCCGCAGCGAAAGCCCTTCGTAGCCAGAAGCGGCCTCTGCTGACTCGACTCGCCGTATTGGAACTTGGACAGCCTCAAGTTTATGATATCAGCCTGGCCCGCCGGGTACTTGGATTTTCTCCCCGTGTATCATTCGAAGATGCGATGAGCACAACTCTCGATTGGATCAACCGACACCTGTGA
- a CDS encoding GNAT family N-acetyltransferase — protein sequence MTVTILPVQTQSQRREFVRVARRINADKPLWVPNLESESLKEITPAKNPFYEHATAQLFLASHNGQAVGRIAAIENPRHNEHWKDRVGFFGHYECIDDLEVSQALYSTAEQWLRERNLTSMRGPTNPAMNTSAGFLSGGFEYTPTIPMPYTPAYYLHQAEAYGLRPAMELLVYGFKFEEHSQAEKDNTWERVQRMSNFVQKRANVRVRTVQMDAISEELEHVRSICNISLKDNWGYIPMTPAELEAARDELQGIVDPALFLFAEIDGQPEAVFIACPDYNELLKKMDGRLFPTGWWTYLRQRRHIKKHVIYVYAATPKAYAVGAGAVLYENFFGECLRRGIAHLETGYILDSNTKMRNSIEKFGAEIWKRYQLFEKDFKV from the coding sequence GTGACAGTTACAATCCTGCCAGTTCAGACCCAGTCACAACGGCGCGAATTCGTGCGCGTTGCTCGACGCATCAATGCCGACAAGCCGCTTTGGGTTCCCAACCTGGAAAGTGAATCACTCAAAGAAATCACGCCAGCAAAAAATCCCTTCTACGAACATGCCACGGCGCAGCTATTCCTGGCTTCTCACAATGGCCAAGCGGTCGGTCGCATTGCCGCGATTGAGAACCCTCGGCACAACGAGCACTGGAAAGATCGCGTAGGTTTTTTTGGACACTATGAATGCATCGATGATCTTGAAGTCAGCCAAGCGCTCTATTCGACCGCCGAACAGTGGCTCCGCGAACGCAATCTGACCAGCATGCGAGGCCCTACCAACCCAGCGATGAATACAAGTGCCGGTTTTCTATCGGGCGGATTCGAGTATACTCCCACGATTCCGATGCCATATACGCCAGCCTACTACCTCCATCAGGCAGAAGCCTACGGCTTACGGCCAGCGATGGAACTTCTTGTTTACGGCTTCAAGTTCGAAGAACATTCACAGGCAGAAAAAGACAACACCTGGGAACGGGTACAGCGCATGAGCAACTTTGTTCAAAAGCGCGCAAATGTCAGAGTTCGTACCGTGCAGATGGATGCCATCAGCGAAGAACTCGAGCACGTTCGTTCAATCTGCAACATTTCTCTGAAGGACAACTGGGGATACATTCCCATGACTCCTGCCGAACTCGAGGCGGCGCGCGATGAACTACAGGGCATCGTAGATCCCGCCTTGTTTCTGTTTGCTGAAATCGACGGGCAGCCCGAAGCGGTTTTCATCGCATGCCCCGACTACAACGAACTACTCAAGAAAATGGATGGACGTCTCTTTCCCACCGGTTGGTGGACCTATCTTCGACAGCGCCGCCACATCAAGAAACACGTCATTTATGTTTATGCTGCAACCCCCAAAGCATATGCCGTCGGAGCAGGTGCCGTGCTCTATGAGAATTTTTTCGGCGAGTGTTTGCGTCGGGGAATCGCGCATTTGGAGACAGGCTATATCTTGGATTCCAATACGAAAATGCGTAACTCGATAGAAAAATTCGGTGCTGAAATCTGGAAACGCTATCAATTGTTTGAAAAGGATTTCAAAGTCTGA
- a CDS encoding serine hydrolase produces MSLFGPTSRIITSLLSIHLLASSPIAGAFDLKPEIDPLAKQLLDDDLAVGFVVGIYKDGETQVIGYGETRKGKGIVPDGDTIYEIGSASMAFTGAILADLVEQGRVNLADPMQKYLPQAARKQIKNLSNITFGHLATHVSGLPKLPDDLQPADPKNPYAGYSYRQMHTFLKEHELRRAPGEYEFSMYGMGLLGVLMAGREKTPYEELLVEHIAIPCGMNDTCVKLSGKQRRRLAPPYDASLRAAKNWDMPTFAGAGGIRSTTNDMLKFIAANLADDDKPLTKALQLSHKKHQTMPDGLSMGLGWLIWPDGMTRCLDGMTGGYAAWLAVVPSRDVGVVILSNTAALQVTELGAKITQIAVEANAESAAAAPLAKVTPEVLKSYEGVYEITPQFALTITFEKDDLMVQGTGQPKLQTSPESETRFYCKAVDARLFFVADKSGKPKYLVLNQNGTNQTATRRD; encoded by the coding sequence ATGTCGTTATTTGGACCAACCTCAAGAATAATTACCTCGTTGCTCTCAATCCACTTACTAGCGAGTTCACCGATAGCAGGTGCCTTCGATCTCAAACCAGAGATTGATCCGCTCGCTAAGCAATTACTCGACGATGATCTTGCGGTCGGCTTCGTCGTCGGAATCTATAAGGATGGCGAAACACAAGTGATCGGTTACGGCGAAACAAGAAAGGGCAAAGGCATCGTGCCCGACGGCGACACAATTTATGAAATTGGCTCGGCCAGCATGGCTTTTACGGGAGCAATCCTCGCCGACCTGGTCGAGCAAGGCAGGGTGAATCTTGCTGATCCTATGCAAAAGTATTTGCCCCAAGCGGCAAGAAAACAAATAAAGAATCTCTCAAACATTACTTTCGGGCATCTTGCTACTCACGTGTCGGGGCTGCCGAAGTTGCCTGACGATTTGCAGCCGGCAGATCCTAAAAACCCGTACGCAGGCTATTCGTATCGGCAAATGCATACCTTCTTGAAAGAGCACGAACTGCGCCGAGCACCCGGTGAGTATGAATTCTCGATGTATGGCATGGGCCTACTAGGTGTTCTAATGGCTGGTCGAGAAAAGACACCCTATGAAGAGTTGTTAGTCGAGCATATCGCAATTCCTTGCGGAATGAACGATACATGCGTCAAGCTTTCCGGCAAGCAGCGCCGGCGGCTTGCCCCGCCCTACGATGCTTCTCTACGGGCAGCTAAGAATTGGGACATGCCGACTTTCGCTGGTGCTGGGGGCATTCGTTCGACTACCAATGACATGCTCAAGTTCATCGCTGCCAATCTTGCCGACGACGACAAACCTCTAACGAAAGCTCTGCAGCTTTCGCATAAAAAACACCAAACGATGCCAGATGGATTGTCGATGGGCCTTGGCTGGCTCATTTGGCCGGACGGCATGACTCGCTGTCTCGACGGTATGACGGGGGGATATGCAGCTTGGTTAGCTGTCGTGCCCAGTCGCGATGTTGGCGTCGTCATACTTTCCAACACGGCCGCCTTGCAAGTCACTGAACTCGGCGCGAAAATCACACAAATCGCTGTCGAAGCGAATGCCGAATCAGCTGCAGCAGCGCCTCTCGCGAAAGTCACTCCGGAAGTACTTAAATCTTACGAAGGTGTCTATGAGATCACGCCACAATTCGCCCTTACGATCACGTTCGAAAAGGATGATTTAATGGTTCAGGGGACTGGCCAGCCAAAACTCCAGACCTCTCCAGAATCGGAGACAAGATTCTATTGCAAGGCTGTCGATGCCCGTCTTTTTTTCGTCGCCGACAAGAGTGGCAAGCCAAAGTATCTCGTTTTGAACCAGAATGGAACGAATCAAACAGCAACTCGTCGAGATTAG
- a CDS encoding serine hydrolase domain-containing protein, producing MNSDDQLGPDFYQQAWRAQSSQAPVTVDADLLFQQVQRNQRDFRATINRRDFAEIGISLLLLPVWIYMGVATASPWTWYLTVPALIWIAGFLLIYRLRHKPQPIPSDNPLLRCVECSLTEVEDQIWLLRNVFWWYLLPPAIPMLAFIAHLSWLKSNNSLDALSDANVFVFVFILAVFYFLYFINQRAVRVELEPRRRELLALLSSLGTEKTDDSPEKLDTTNLAKSDECLGKIGRWFLVAVSCFLTLVVVALAGGLFDSSYEGPPQSIGPAGESLAGLVTNLRNEKDLVGLAAMVVVDGEVEAAAANGERMKGSSVPVEIGDRWHLGGIAKSITATMIARLVESGQMQWTDTLGDCFPDASLHEDWKPVTLKQLLTDTAGAPANFPIEVRRIRPPLGPECTLARREAVFEVIANQPEYPPGEKYVYSNVGCTIASAMAEKVTGASWKDLVIREVYEPLVLITAGFGPPKSPDRTLPEPRGHRAVLGGKVSVDDEADNTTIMGPSGIVHMTLSDLCTYATDQMRGELGEGKLLSTETYQLLHTPEFSYYAFGWIKKEPNKEHPYAQYWHNGSNTMWYAMVVFIPEKNMVIAVTSNDGDIESAQTAALDIVRASVNRSYAIAQPTQGTDFLKKSPFAAVRWQDSQPEVELDGQWFRLFAIDGLLTDDILAFSKNTYGKLWQKRFEEDLVEILTRMGHPPKETVQLVVQTLIHPIDTRTLNKVPMTSENRRAIKAAAQARADTES from the coding sequence ATGAATTCTGATGATCAGTTGGGCCCTGACTTTTATCAGCAGGCATGGCGTGCACAATCGTCTCAGGCCCCTGTCACGGTTGATGCCGACTTGTTGTTCCAACAAGTGCAGCGTAACCAACGAGATTTTCGAGCGACCATCAACCGTCGGGATTTCGCTGAAATAGGAATCTCGTTGCTGTTGTTGCCCGTGTGGATCTATATGGGCGTTGCAACGGCTTCGCCGTGGACGTGGTATTTGACCGTGCCGGCCCTTATTTGGATTGCTGGATTCCTCCTTATATATCGATTGCGTCACAAGCCGCAACCCATCCCATCGGACAATCCCCTGCTTAGGTGTGTGGAGTGTTCGTTGACCGAAGTGGAGGATCAAATCTGGTTGCTGCGGAATGTTTTCTGGTGGTATCTGCTGCCGCCTGCGATTCCCATGCTGGCATTCATAGCCCATCTTTCCTGGCTAAAGTCTAATAACTCGTTGGACGCTCTCAGCGATGCGAACGTCTTTGTTTTTGTATTTATCTTGGCGGTTTTCTATTTCCTCTATTTCATCAATCAACGCGCCGTACGCGTGGAGTTGGAGCCGCGACGCCGCGAGTTGCTCGCGCTATTATCCAGTCTCGGTACCGAGAAAACGGACGATTCGCCTGAAAAACTTGATACGACTAACCTTGCCAAGAGTGACGAATGCTTGGGGAAGATCGGACGATGGTTCCTCGTCGCTGTTTCATGCTTCTTGACACTTGTGGTGGTAGCCCTGGCGGGCGGGTTATTCGACTCCAGCTATGAAGGGCCTCCTCAAAGCATCGGCCCAGCAGGAGAATCGTTAGCGGGTTTGGTTACTAATCTGCGCAATGAGAAGGACCTTGTCGGTCTTGCAGCCATGGTCGTTGTCGACGGCGAAGTCGAGGCTGCTGCCGCCAACGGGGAACGGATGAAAGGGAGCAGCGTGCCGGTTGAGATCGGTGACCGCTGGCATTTGGGGGGAATCGCAAAATCGATCACGGCCACGATGATCGCGCGATTGGTCGAGTCAGGCCAGATGCAGTGGACCGACACCCTAGGCGATTGCTTCCCTGATGCATCCCTACACGAAGACTGGAAGCCGGTGACGCTCAAACAACTGCTGACGGACACAGCGGGCGCGCCAGCAAATTTTCCCATTGAAGTACGACGCATAAGGCCTCCACTCGGCCCGGAATGCACCCTGGCACGTCGAGAGGCAGTGTTTGAGGTAATCGCCAATCAACCTGAATACCCACCAGGTGAGAAGTATGTCTACTCGAATGTTGGCTGCACGATAGCGAGTGCGATGGCCGAGAAAGTGACCGGTGCCTCCTGGAAGGATCTCGTCATACGAGAAGTATATGAGCCACTGGTTCTCATCACCGCAGGGTTCGGCCCGCCGAAGAGCCCGGATCGTACGCTACCTGAGCCGCGCGGTCACCGAGCGGTTCTTGGCGGAAAAGTCTCGGTGGATGACGAGGCAGATAACACTACTATCATGGGTCCCTCAGGCATCGTTCACATGACCCTGAGCGACCTTTGCACTTACGCAACGGACCAAATGCGCGGTGAGCTTGGCGAGGGGAAGCTACTTTCCACCGAGACTTATCAACTGCTACACACACCCGAGTTCAGCTACTATGCCTTCGGCTGGATCAAGAAAGAACCAAATAAGGAACACCCCTATGCGCAGTACTGGCACAACGGCTCGAACACGATGTGGTACGCGATGGTTGTGTTCATCCCCGAGAAGAACATGGTGATCGCAGTCACCTCGAATGACGGCGATATCGAGAGTGCCCAAACAGCCGCCTTGGATATTGTGAGGGCCAGTGTGAACCGGAGCTACGCAATAGCTCAACCCACACAGGGGACAGACTTTCTCAAGAAATCTCCCTTTGCCGCAGTGCGTTGGCAAGATTCCCAACCGGAGGTCGAGCTCGACGGCCAGTGGTTCCGCCTCTTCGCAATCGACGGCCTCTTAACCGACGACATCCTTGCCTTCAGCAAGAATACCTACGGCAAACTCTGGCAAAAGCGATTCGAAGAAGACCTCGTCGAGATCCTCACCCGCATGGGCCACCCTCCCAAAGAGACGGTCCAACTCGTGGTCCAAACACTGATCCACCCAATCGATACGCGCACCCTCAACAAAGTCCCCATGACCTCGGAAAATCGAAGGGCAATAAAGGCGGCAGCTCAAGCCCGAGCGGATACGGAGTCCTGA
- a CDS encoding RNA polymerase sigma factor translates to MARAMREKQLHELFFEYSVSQHLLALPIPIEDGFALREEDQKTLFMTWLEEHGSSVIKVARAYTLTSEECQDLAQEIMLQAWRSLPKFEAKASAATWFYRVALHTAMNWQRNDKPRRSRQQPLMEVDALAPESMNGVKQVQYQETVVQLYNAIHQLPKTDAALVLLYLDQLSYREMAEVLGISESNVGVKLNRAKKSLSELMKGHKHEF, encoded by the coding sequence ATGGCACGCGCAATGAGAGAAAAGCAACTTCACGAGCTTTTTTTTGAGTATTCTGTAAGTCAACACTTGCTCGCGTTACCAATACCTATAGAAGATGGTTTTGCATTGCGTGAAGAAGATCAAAAAACGCTGTTCATGACTTGGCTTGAGGAGCATGGTTCATCAGTCATTAAGGTTGCGCGCGCATATACCCTTACAAGCGAGGAATGTCAGGATCTTGCACAGGAAATCATGCTACAGGCCTGGCGGTCATTGCCGAAGTTTGAAGCGAAGGCAAGCGCGGCGACGTGGTTTTATCGAGTGGCTTTACACACCGCGATGAATTGGCAAAGAAATGACAAGCCTCGCCGGTCCAGGCAGCAACCACTAATGGAGGTGGATGCCTTAGCACCCGAATCGATGAATGGAGTCAAGCAAGTCCAATATCAAGAGACCGTCGTGCAGCTTTACAATGCTATTCATCAGTTACCGAAAACAGATGCTGCATTGGTGCTGCTTTACCTTGATCAATTGAGTTATCGAGAAATGGCTGAAGTATTGGGCATCTCCGAAAGCAACGTGGGCGTGAAACTCAATCGAGCGAAGAAGTCTCTGAGCGAGCTGATGAAAGGCCACAAGCATGAATTCTGA
- the lysA gene encoding diaminopimelate decarboxylase has translation MTRPNILGERKLDLSSFSLAQEFGTPLYVYDSCIIKERIREFAAFDVVRFAQKACSNLAILDLMRRTGVLVDAVSAGEIRRALAAGYLPARGEHPEIVYTADIFDREALDLVVEHSLPVNCGSPVMIDQLGERSPGCGVTLRINPGFGHGHSQKTNTGGAGSKHGIWHTQVAECIERGARYGITVTGLHMHIGSGTDMEHLSQVCHAMETTALEVGPTLRSISAGGGLSVPYREGEQRVDVAAYFEMWDATRQKLASLLGIPLTLEIEPGRYLVAEAGRLLTELRAVKQMGENLYYLVDAGFNNLARPILYGAYHPMKIYQRDHQSNKLVDVVVGGPLCESGDIFTQEEGGFVSTRRLTEAQVGDLLEIGCAGAYGAVMGSNYNTKPLAAEVLVEDSTAHLIRARQSFEEIIRGERIPTS, from the coding sequence TTGACTAGACCCAATATTTTAGGAGAGAGAAAACTGGACCTGTCCTCATTTTCCCTGGCGCAAGAGTTTGGCACCCCGCTGTACGTCTACGACTCATGCATCATTAAAGAACGGATCCGTGAGTTTGCGGCGTTCGATGTAGTGCGGTTTGCCCAAAAGGCGTGCTCTAACTTGGCGATTCTTGATCTGATGCGTCGCACCGGTGTGTTGGTGGATGCTGTTAGCGCAGGAGAGATTCGGCGGGCTCTCGCTGCCGGCTATCTGCCTGCTAGAGGCGAACATCCGGAGATCGTCTATACAGCCGACATCTTTGACCGCGAAGCACTTGATCTAGTCGTCGAGCACAGCCTTCCGGTCAACTGCGGATCGCCTGTGATGATCGACCAACTTGGCGAGCGGAGCCCTGGGTGCGGAGTCACGTTGCGGATTAATCCTGGGTTCGGGCATGGACATAGTCAAAAAACCAATACCGGCGGCGCTGGCTCCAAGCATGGAATCTGGCATACTCAAGTTGCTGAGTGTATCGAGCGAGGGGCCAGATATGGCATTACCGTCACTGGGCTCCACATGCACATTGGGTCGGGTACCGACATGGAGCACCTAAGCCAAGTCTGTCATGCCATGGAAACAACCGCCCTAGAAGTCGGTCCAACTCTCCGATCGATCAGCGCAGGAGGAGGTCTCTCGGTTCCCTATCGAGAAGGTGAACAGCGGGTCGATGTTGCCGCCTATTTTGAGATGTGGGATGCGACTCGCCAAAAGCTCGCTTCATTGCTCGGTATCCCGCTCACATTAGAAATCGAGCCGGGACGCTATCTGGTCGCTGAAGCTGGCAGGCTGCTGACTGAACTTCGCGCCGTTAAACAAATGGGTGAGAATCTCTACTATCTGGTCGACGCGGGATTCAATAACCTTGCACGACCGATTCTCTATGGGGCTTACCATCCTATGAAGATCTATCAGCGAGACCATCAGTCGAACAAGCTCGTTGATGTCGTGGTGGGAGGACCCCTGTGCGAATCAGGCGATATCTTTACCCAGGAAGAGGGCGGTTTCGTGAGCACTCGGCGGCTAACCGAGGCTCAAGTTGGCGATCTGCTCGAAATCGGCTGTGCAGGTGCCTACGGTGCAGTGATGGGAAGCAACTACAACACGAAACCGCTGGCAGCCGAAGTCCTTGTCGAAGATTCAACTGCCCACCTGATCCGCGCCCGGCAATCGTTTGAAGAAATCATTCGAGGGGAAAGAATTCCCACTTCGTAG
- a CDS encoding MlaD family protein, with protein MDERTKKFRVGAMVFFTGIASVVLTLMSSDLTWSPFSHHYQLQLLVDQAPGVAPDTPVRRRGILIGRVDKVEDTDSGALITLNIDDDKHLKTNEVARIQTSLIGDAVIEFAPASGQASAQIVQPGGPPLRGFYNPSPLDLIANLQGDLKVTIQSLGSAGEEVAQLADKLNAVLGDTDTERVNRMMANADSALANFNRVMIDVEDVLGDEQFKDELKRGLSQLPSVVADARQILQVLERTLASADRNLQNLQGLTGPLGDRGPELVNRLEGSIDNLGVLFEEAALLVKSVNASEGTVGLLLRDRELYDRLGRTINEATAAITDVRCLINDNQIQRRIRQILDNIWVLTDKLARDPARVARGIIPKNREVPLK; from the coding sequence ATGGATGAGCGAACAAAGAAATTCCGTGTTGGGGCGATGGTGTTTTTCACCGGCATCGCTTCGGTTGTCTTGACCTTGATGAGCAGTGACTTAACCTGGTCTCCATTCAGCCATCACTATCAGTTGCAGTTGCTCGTGGATCAGGCCCCTGGGGTCGCACCAGACACACCGGTCCGTCGACGCGGCATTCTTATTGGTCGAGTAGATAAGGTCGAGGATACCGATTCAGGTGCTTTGATCACACTCAACATTGACGACGACAAACACTTGAAAACGAACGAAGTTGCTCGCATCCAGACATCGCTGATTGGTGATGCTGTAATCGAATTTGCACCTGCCAGTGGTCAGGCTTCGGCGCAGATTGTTCAGCCGGGGGGACCTCCCTTGCGTGGTTTCTACAATCCAAGCCCGCTTGATCTGATTGCGAACCTTCAAGGAGACCTCAAGGTTACGATTCAATCGCTCGGATCTGCGGGTGAGGAGGTTGCTCAACTGGCTGACAAACTCAATGCCGTGCTGGGGGACACTGACACTGAACGAGTTAACCGGATGATGGCAAACGCCGATTCAGCTCTGGCAAATTTCAATCGTGTGATGATCGACGTAGAAGATGTATTGGGTGACGAGCAGTTTAAGGACGAGCTCAAACGCGGGCTGTCCCAGTTGCCTTCGGTAGTGGCCGATGCCCGGCAGATCCTTCAGGTGCTTGAACGGACGCTGGCTTCTGCTGATAGGAACCTGCAGAACTTGCAGGGGCTCACCGGTCCCTTGGGGGATCGCGGACCGGAATTGGTCAATCGACTTGAAGGGAGTATCGATAATCTGGGTGTCCTATTCGAGGAGGCGGCATTATTGGTCAAGAGCGTAAACGCCAGCGAGGGAACGGTTGGGCTCTTGCTCCGTGATCGCGAACTCTATGACCGCTTGGGTAGGACGATTAATGAGGCAACGGCAGCGATCACCGACGTACGGTGCTTGATCAATGATAATCAAATCCAACGACGCATTCGTCAGATTTTGGACAATATCTGGGTGTTGACCGACAAGTTGGCCCGAGATCCGGCACGAGTGGCACGAGGGATTATCCCCAAAAATCGCGAAGTGCCATTGAAATAG
- a CDS encoding ABC transporter ATP-binding protein has product MADSNTIIEIDKLNVRFGRQVVLRDISLSVPAGQTLAIIGESGCGKTVLLKTIIGLVRPTSGFVKFDGQRIDQLTDQELTRQRTRFGFVFQNAALFDSMTVAENISFPLRQHHPEQRASHDEAMLARLAEVGLPTAVLRKHPAELSGGMRKRVGLARALVMNPEVLLYDEPTTGLDPIVSDVINELMMRTRKKNAVTSIIVTHDMKTAQKVADRIVMLYPLTRLAENEPQILFDGTPEEIEGAKDRRVTQFIRGEAGDRLMEMNELAEEVV; this is encoded by the coding sequence ATGGCAGATTCGAACACAATCATTGAGATCGACAAGCTCAACGTCAGATTCGGACGACAGGTTGTGCTGCGCGATATTTCGCTCTCCGTACCCGCTGGCCAGACACTGGCGATCATTGGCGAGAGTGGTTGCGGCAAGACAGTCTTGCTGAAGACGATAATCGGTTTGGTGCGGCCGACAAGTGGATTCGTGAAGTTTGATGGACAGCGTATCGATCAACTCACGGACCAGGAACTGACGCGGCAACGAACCCGATTCGGGTTTGTGTTTCAAAATGCCGCTTTGTTCGACAGCATGACCGTGGCCGAGAATATTTCGTTTCCTTTGAGACAACATCACCCTGAGCAGCGAGCAAGTCATGACGAAGCGATGTTAGCTCGGCTTGCAGAAGTGGGGCTCCCCACTGCCGTGCTACGAAAGCATCCAGCGGAGTTATCGGGCGGGATGCGCAAAAGGGTTGGTCTAGCGCGAGCTCTGGTCATGAATCCCGAGGTGCTACTCTACGACGAACCGACCACTGGACTGGATCCAATTGTGAGTGACGTGATCAATGAATTGATGATGCGCACTCGCAAGAAAAATGCCGTGACAAGCATCATTGTTACCCACGACATGAAGACAGCGCAGAAAGTGGCTGACCGGATTGTGATGCTCTACCCGCTCACCAGACTTGCGGAGAACGAACCGCAAATACTATTTGACGGGACTCCCGAGGAAATTGAGGGCGCAAAGGATCGGCGCGTGACTCAATTCATTCGCGGCGAGGCGGGGGACCGGTTGATGGAAATGAACGAACTTGCTGAGGAGGTAGTGTGA